The Garra rufa chromosome 18, GarRuf1.0, whole genome shotgun sequence genome window below encodes:
- the LOC141291686 gene encoding uncharacterized protein, protein MPQITSGVILQLMLLLSALPAQYLISKWTSGTETQRHIATQRIIDTWDSIRKSYLNTAAWVDWLNSWIPKLPTFGDEEEVYQTLEDALAIELMMHDNEHGYFAVSKEVRSPRPTYVLHRVGQVVIETQNKMVGVIVGWDEGLRAPPEWIKRKKYTDSELERAMDTPHYRIMFSGPDASSVLIGYMPQYNVKLFQGFQPDIPILEQYFSHYDGEKFVMEEWLQEIYPDD, encoded by the exons ATGCCTCAAATCACGTCAGGTGTGATCCTGCAGCTAATGCTCCTGCTGTCAGCTCTACCTGCGCAGTATCTCATCTCCAAATGGACCAGCGGCACCGAGACACAACGACACATCGCCACTCAGAG AATCATTGACACATGGGACTCCATAAGAAAATCCTACTTGAACACAGCTGCTTGGGTTGACTGGCTAAATAGCTGGATTCCCAAACTACC GACCTTCGGTGACGAAGAGGAGGTGTACCAGACTCTGGAAGATGCACTTGCAATCGAGCTGATGATGCATGATAATGAGCATGGGTACTTTGCAG TGTCAAAAGAGGTGCGAAGCCCCAGGCCGACATACGTGCTGCACCGTGTAGGTCAAGTTGTGATTGAGACACAGAATAAGATGGTTGGGGTGATTGTGGGATGGGATGAAGGACTCAGAGCCCCACCAGAGTGGATCAAGAGAAAGAAATACACAGACTCAGAG CTGGAGAGAGCCATGGACACTCCTCATTACAGAATCATGTTCAGTGGACCTGATGCCTCATCAGTACTGATTGGATACATGCCCCAGTATAATGTCAAGCTCTTTCAAGGCTTTCAG CCTGACATTCCTATTCTAGAGCAGTATTTTTCACACTATGATGGGGAAAAGTTTGTTATGGAGGAATGGTTGCAAGAAATCTACCCTGACGACTGA
- the irak1bp1 gene encoding interleukin-1 receptor-associated kinase 1-binding protein 1 homolog, producing the protein MAHSPSRVFATVSPTAGDVYRDEIESAFNRGRKQTPLHTQSNVRVVQMTGCAELSCSPDRATVTISVKNSKENVNDVTNSVTRRLEYILQTVRQHDAKEENITVTKHLQRVEELFHMQAEVLVVFSDFEKMQQARSVLIEKLDKSVCVGDPHYSHSAESLGLLRRRVCLEAVDNARLKASEACCILGQALGRPLLVREEESREWTSGQQEVTGSSLTPHQTGITLVSASSRVFVTFELRLKDSNRRKF; encoded by the exons ATGGCGCACAGCCCGTCTCGTGTCTttgctacagtttcaccgactgcTGGAGATGTTTACCGAGACGAAATCGAATCGGCGTTTAACCGGGGCCGCAAGCAAACACCTTTACACACTCAAAGCAACGTAAGAGTGGTTCAGATGACGGGCTGCGCGGAGTTATCGTGTTCTCCGGACCGCGCCACTGTTACCATCAGCGTCAAAAACAGTAAAGAAAATGTTAACGACGTGACTAACAGCGTTACCCGAAGACTGGAATACATACTACAGACTGTGAGACAGCATGACGCCAAG gAAGAAAACATAACTGTGACCAAGCATTTACAAAGAGTGGAAGAACTCTTCCACATGCAAGCTGAG GTGCTTGTGGTGTTTTCAGACTTTGAGAAGATGCAACAAGCTCGCTCAGTTTTGATTGAAAAACTTGACAAAAGCGTTTGTGTTGGGGACCCTCACTACAGTCACAGTGCCGAAAGTCTCGGTTTGTTAAG ACGGCGAGTATGTTTGGAAGCTGTGGACAACGCCCGGCTAAAAGCCAGCGAGGCGTGTTGCATTCTGGGACAAGCTCTGGGACGCCCACTGCTTGTACGCGAGGAGGAATCACGAGAGTGGACCAGCGGCCAGCAGGAAGTGACTGGCTCTTCTCTAACACCACATCAAACTGGAATTACATTAGTCTCTGCCTCTTCACGTGTGTTTGTGACATTTGAATTGCGACTGAAGGACAGCAACAGGAGGAAATTTTGA